A stretch of the Modestobacter marinus genome encodes the following:
- a CDS encoding GAF and ANTAR domain-containing protein: MTRPTPDPDLTQLAFDELGRMSFAEHSLESVLQKVTDLAARVLPGDPVTSVTIVSQGRSSTVAASDPLARDLDLVQYAQGSGPCLQAATTGVLAELLDTGSDPRWGSFPQVAADRGCRGVFSFPLPPQELISGGLNVYARSPRPLDEETRRVAARFAAYAVVPVSNMYLYETAVERAEHLRSALDSRAVIDQAKGILMERHKWPADQAFSALAQLSMETNRKVRDIAEEFVTTGELPSA; encoded by the coding sequence TTGACTCGCCCCACCCCCGATCCCGATCTGACCCAGCTCGCCTTCGACGAGCTGGGCCGGATGTCCTTCGCCGAGCACTCCCTGGAGTCGGTGCTGCAGAAGGTCACCGACCTGGCTGCGCGGGTGCTCCCCGGTGACCCGGTCACCTCGGTCACCATCGTGTCCCAGGGCCGGTCGTCGACCGTTGCGGCCAGTGACCCACTCGCCCGCGACCTCGACCTCGTGCAGTACGCGCAGGGGTCGGGACCCTGCCTGCAGGCCGCGACGACCGGCGTCCTCGCGGAACTGCTGGACACCGGCTCGGACCCGCGGTGGGGCTCGTTCCCGCAGGTCGCCGCCGACCGCGGCTGCCGCGGGGTCTTCTCCTTCCCGCTGCCGCCGCAGGAGCTGATCAGCGGTGGGCTCAACGTCTACGCCCGCTCCCCCCGGCCGCTCGACGAGGAGACCCGGCGGGTCGCGGCCCGGTTCGCCGCCTACGCCGTGGTGCCGGTGTCGAACATGTACCTCTACGAGACCGCCGTCGAGCGGGCCGAGCACCTGCGCTCGGCCCTGGACTCCCGGGCGGTCATCGACCAGGCCAAGGGCATCCTGATGGAGCGGCACAAGTGGCCGGCCGACCAGGCGTTCTCCGCGCTCGCCCAGCTGTCGATGGAGACGAACCGGAAGGTCCGCGACATCGCCGAGGAGTTCGTGACCACCGGCGAGCTCCCCTCCGCCTGA
- a CDS encoding ANTAR domain-containing protein: MPSSDVPMVGADEALEQLGSLSLRDHSMESVLQTVADLVTQVLPGEIEASISLLAGDRAVTSVFTGILALELDESQYGRGHGPCLHAASTGEVVEVTDARTEERWPDYARVAWERGSGSSLSVPLPIQEQVSGALNLYAREPHGFDAAARAAALRFAPYAAVAVSNMHAYESARSMAENLQAALESRAVIDQAKGILMERYKLTADQAFQTMAAVSMRRNRKVRDIAATLVRTGEFERDG; encoded by the coding sequence GTGCCTTCTTCCGACGTACCCATGGTCGGCGCCGACGAGGCGCTCGAGCAGCTGGGCAGCCTGTCGCTGCGCGACCACTCGATGGAGTCGGTCCTGCAGACCGTCGCCGACCTGGTGACGCAGGTGCTGCCGGGGGAGATCGAGGCCTCGATCTCCCTGCTGGCCGGCGATCGGGCGGTCACGTCGGTCTTCACCGGCATCCTGGCCCTGGAGCTCGACGAGAGCCAGTACGGCCGCGGGCACGGCCCCTGCCTGCACGCGGCCTCGACCGGCGAGGTGGTCGAGGTCACCGATGCGCGGACGGAGGAGCGCTGGCCCGACTACGCCCGCGTCGCCTGGGAGCGGGGGAGTGGCAGCTCGCTGTCGGTGCCGTTGCCGATCCAGGAGCAGGTCAGCGGGGCGCTCAACCTCTACGCGCGTGAGCCGCACGGTTTCGACGCCGCCGCCCGCGCTGCCGCCCTCCGGTTCGCGCCCTACGCGGCCGTCGCCGTGTCCAACATGCACGCCTACGAGAGCGCCCGGTCGATGGCGGAGAACCTGCAGGCCGCATTGGAGTCCCGGGCGGTGATCGACCAGGCCAAGGGCATCCTGATGGAGCGGTACAAGCTCACCGCGGACCAGGCATTCCAGACGATGGCTGCGGTCTCCATGCGGCGCAACCGCAAGGTCCGCGACATCGCCGCCACCCTGGTCAGGACCGGGGAGTTCGAGCGCGACGGCTGA
- a CDS encoding TetR/AcrR family transcriptional regulator: MAARCQPVKTDIRSFWYRRGMPRVSAQHLADRRLQIVAAAVRCFARAGVHGTTMQDVFAEAGLSPGGVYRYFKSKDDLIVAIAEGVSRQLDALLGEPEPDVQPDVRTGGIGDEVRRIVAAFDSVETDEDHRRVAVAIWNESLHNPGVAGVVADIVERVTCSLASRLAHMQDDGRWRDDVDAHAAAQVIVALLPGYALQRIWFPNLDPQSFISAATTLLSPTESQAPRRRPPG; this comes from the coding sequence ATGGCTGCCCGCTGTCAGCCTGTAAAGACGGACATCCGTTCTTTTTGGTACCGTCGCGGCATGCCGCGAGTGAGCGCCCAACACCTGGCCGACCGGCGCCTGCAGATCGTGGCGGCCGCCGTCAGGTGCTTCGCCCGGGCAGGCGTCCATGGCACGACGATGCAAGACGTCTTCGCAGAGGCGGGTCTGTCCCCTGGTGGGGTCTACCGGTACTTCAAGAGCAAGGACGACCTGATCGTCGCGATCGCCGAGGGCGTCTCCCGGCAGCTGGATGCACTCCTGGGCGAGCCTGAACCGGACGTGCAGCCCGATGTCCGCACCGGGGGCATCGGTGACGAGGTCCGTCGGATCGTCGCGGCGTTCGACTCGGTGGAGACTGACGAAGACCACCGGCGGGTGGCCGTGGCCATCTGGAACGAGAGCCTCCACAACCCCGGCGTAGCCGGGGTCGTGGCTGACATCGTGGAGCGGGTGACCTGCTCGCTGGCCTCCAGACTGGCCCACATGCAGGACGACGGGCGGTGGCGCGACGACGTCGACGCACACGCCGCCGCTCAGGTCATCGTCGCGCTGCTGCCCGGCTACGCGCTGCAACGGATCTGGTTCCCGAACCTCGACCCACAGTCCTTCATCAGCGCCGCAACGACCCTGCTCTCCCCGACGGAGTCACAGGCCCCGAGGCGGCGGCCTCCTGGATGA
- a CDS encoding antibiotic biosynthesis monooxygenase family protein, with product MSTARIAVPSTIIRPGADPLTAINFLHVEEEDQARLVDVMVTAAQHMAGTPGNVSLNVLRSLDGSRIVSYGQWSDEQGLQAAERVDPVPELVERVRALTVNHPRPRLYSVVYADDRSPEGVSVISPSYTGAIFINEITTQPPTQARLLELVIANNQIQSQNTSGYRSANFHRSTDGERAVNYSLWDTAEHCIQAISAMADMDENLAETVEIASPDFRFYELVHASHA from the coding sequence ATGAGCACGGCACGCATCGCTGTCCCCAGCACGATCATCCGGCCGGGCGCCGATCCCCTGACCGCCATCAACTTCCTCCACGTGGAAGAGGAAGACCAGGCCCGCCTCGTCGACGTCATGGTCACAGCCGCCCAGCACATGGCCGGCACCCCCGGGAACGTCTCCCTCAACGTGCTGCGGTCACTGGACGGCAGCCGGATCGTCAGCTACGGCCAGTGGTCCGACGAGCAGGGCCTCCAGGCGGCCGAGCGGGTCGACCCCGTTCCCGAGCTCGTGGAGCGGGTCCGGGCCCTGACCGTCAACCACCCACGGCCGCGGCTGTACTCCGTCGTCTACGCCGATGACCGGAGCCCCGAGGGGGTGAGCGTGATCTCGCCGTCGTACACCGGCGCGATCTTCATCAACGAGATCACCACCCAGCCGCCCACCCAGGCCCGGCTGCTGGAGCTCGTCATCGCCAACAACCAGATCCAGTCGCAGAACACGTCTGGGTACCGCTCAGCCAACTTCCACCGCAGTACCGACGGGGAGCGTGCCGTCAACTATTCGCTGTGGGACACCGCTGAGCACTGCATCCAGGCCATCAGCGCCATGGCGGACATGGACGAGAACCTCGCCGAGACCGTCGAGATCGCCAGCCCCGACTTCCGCTTCTACGAGCTCGTGCACGCCAGCCACGCGTGA
- a CDS encoding SCP2 sterol-binding domain-containing protein, which translates to MNAPAAQPVTYPAAVDRLRSILTSSTLGEVGAVYAFHFTDGGEATLDGSSAAGLGYVDDDPAAHGLTPDFEVRLSREDFAKLVFGELHPMAGMATGRMKLTGSFKQAIKLDRLLKG; encoded by the coding sequence ATGAACGCTCCCGCTGCACAGCCCGTCACCTACCCGGCCGCCGTGGACCGGCTCCGGTCCATCCTCACTTCGAGCACCCTGGGAGAGGTGGGCGCTGTCTACGCGTTCCACTTCACCGACGGCGGCGAAGCGACGCTGGACGGCAGCAGCGCCGCTGGTCTCGGCTATGTCGACGACGACCCGGCCGCTCACGGCCTGACCCCCGACTTCGAGGTCAGGCTGTCCCGGGAGGACTTCGCCAAACTGGTCTTCGGTGAGCTGCACCCGATGGCCGGCATGGCGACCGGGCGGATGAAGCTCACGGGCAGTTTCAAGCAGGCCATCAAGCTCGACCGCCTGCTCAAGGGGTGA
- a CDS encoding L,D-transpeptidase, whose protein sequence is MGPQQARRIAAVLIAAMLAVLAGCSGSSSEVPPDDAAGTPTAAPAEVTLSLADGAVDVSPTAALEVTVAGGELDEVTVADAAGTEVTGSLQPVPGASSTLAWTPDVELDYDTSYTVTATAANASADETTATSTFSTVAPATLSTPGIGPLDGTTVGVGMPIRVFFDEPVADQAAVESHLLVTSSTPTDGVWNWVRDDEVHFRPSGYWPAGSEVTLEADLYGVDFGDGVWGQKDRTVSFGVGEEHVSVADAAAHTLTVYDGGQLVQTFPMSAGSAENPTHNGAHVVLEKFADITMNSSTFGLAVDAPGGYRTDVEYATRISNNGEFVHAAPWSVADQGSRNVSHGCINLATDDAQWFYDFSQPGDVVEVVNSIGGTLSAADGDIYDWAIPWEQWTAGSALS, encoded by the coding sequence GTGGGTCCGCAGCAGGCGAGACGGATCGCCGCAGTGCTCATCGCCGCGATGCTCGCCGTGCTGGCGGGCTGCTCGGGGTCGTCGTCCGAGGTCCCCCCGGACGACGCGGCCGGGACGCCCACCGCGGCGCCCGCCGAGGTGACGCTGAGCCTGGCCGACGGCGCCGTCGACGTCTCCCCGACCGCGGCGCTGGAGGTCACGGTCGCCGGTGGCGAGCTGGACGAGGTCACCGTCGCCGACGCCGCCGGCACCGAGGTGACGGGCAGCCTGCAACCCGTCCCGGGCGCCTCGTCGACCCTCGCCTGGACGCCGGACGTCGAGCTGGACTACGACACCAGCTACACGGTCACCGCGACGGCCGCCAACGCCTCCGCGGACGAGACGACCGCCACCTCCACCTTCAGCACGGTGGCGCCGGCGACGCTCTCCACCCCGGGCATCGGCCCGCTCGACGGCACCACCGTGGGGGTCGGCATGCCGATCCGGGTGTTCTTCGACGAGCCGGTCGCCGACCAGGCCGCCGTGGAGAGCCACCTCCTGGTGACCAGCAGCACCCCCACCGACGGGGTCTGGAACTGGGTGCGCGACGACGAGGTGCACTTCCGCCCCTCCGGCTACTGGCCGGCCGGCAGTGAGGTGACCCTGGAGGCCGACCTGTACGGGGTCGACTTCGGCGACGGCGTCTGGGGCCAGAAGGACCGCACCGTCTCCTTCGGCGTGGGGGAGGAGCACGTCTCCGTCGCCGACGCCGCGGCGCACACGCTGACCGTCTACGACGGCGGCCAGCTGGTGCAGACCTTCCCGATGAGCGCCGGCAGCGCCGAGAACCCGACGCACAACGGCGCGCACGTCGTCCTGGAGAAGTTCGCCGACATCACCATGAACTCCTCGACGTTCGGCCTGGCCGTCGACGCACCCGGCGGCTACCGCACCGACGTCGAGTACGCGACGCGGATCTCCAACAACGGCGAGTTCGTGCACGCCGCCCCGTGGTCGGTGGCCGACCAGGGCTCGCGGAACGTGAGCCACGGCTGCATCAACCTGGCGACCGACGACGCGCAGTGGTTCTACGACTTCTCCCAGCCCGGGGACGTCGTCGAGGTCGTCAACTCGATCGGCGGCACGCTCAGCGCCGCCGACGGCGACATCTACGACTGGGCCATCCCGTGGGAGCAGTGGACGGCGGGCAGCGCGCTG